The sequence TCACTATTATGTAAGGATTATGGTTATAACATTCATGACATAACATAAAAGATGAAGGAAGTTTATGCTGGAGAGACTATATTGAACATCATGTTTCAGCAGAGGattatttcacaaatattaCCATTGTGTTACTTTGGGATCCTCACATGTGGCATTCATTCTAATCCTGTATCATTTTTGTACATTGAGCGAAAAGTTATTACTGCACTACTTGGTAATCTATTGACCAACGCGAAATAAATAATACTTGTTCAAGTGATAAGCATAAATGGAGGGTGTTTTAATAGACCAATATACCCGCCGTCAATGGATAAGGTCCCGATGGTTTAATACCTATCTAATACGCCACCTATAGGACCAGGAAAGCTGAAAACATTCAGTACCTGCATTTTACTGTGCTTGGCACACAATAGAATATAAGAGAAAATACCCAACAAAATATCCTACATATGAGAAGGTACCTGTGTCAGTGAATAGTTTAAGTATATCACTTACGGCATTTCTGCTCTTGAAAACGTCCACCACGTGATTTTGTCCTTCACAGAGAAAGTTAAAAGGACCAGCTTCCCGCAAATGACAATCTAGTTGACTTGCCAATTTCACAACATGTAGCTTCCCTTGGAGTTCTGGAGTTCTGTGATCTTCAATTGGACACAAAATGCCAAATTTGTACTCAAGATATTTAAAATCTCGCCGTCGAATCACTTCTAGGTGATCTATCAGCCAGGCTATGCACTTTCTTGAATCAGTGCCTCTGGATCTCTGAACTGTGACTTTTATCAGATTCTGTTCAGGTATGTGATGCAGAAGTTCGAGTTTGACGAGTATCTTAGAGTCTACAGTGAGTTTGCCCACGTCGTAGAAAACCTGTCGCATTCTTGGCCGATCTCTCAGTTGATCTTCATTCAAACATCGCGCTAGAAGTCGGGAAAAGACAGCGTCTGGTCGCCAATAGCCGAAGTCAAAGTAATACATCTCTTCATCTTCACTAGATATCCACCAATCTTCGGTCGCAGTACCTGAAGCTTCCTTTATCATACTTGAATAGCGTGGCATAAGACAAGGTACGCTGAACAGTTCATCCGTGCTTTCTGTTGGCTGCTGAATTGTGGGGCATATGAGGTCATAAGCAGTTAACAGTGAAATGATCACATTCATTGGCACATTAAACGGTTTCACTATGTGTTCGATAAGAGAACTGTGGAGAATTCCGTGTTGTTCCAACTTCAGCCAGTATGGTGCAACCTTCTGCAATCTTTTATAATTAGGTGGAATATTCATAAGTACTTTCATAACGTCTACGAGGAGCTGCGGATCAAAGACAACGTATTGTTCGAGTATTGGGTCGCCTGCTTGGTATATTATTTCCCCAGCCCGGTGGAAGAAACTGAGGAGATCTCGAAAATCATCATCGTTACTAATTCCGCATTCCATCGATGCATATTGGCCAACATCAGTATATGATGAGAtactttgacaaaaatgtctATTGTTGTCTTTGTTCTTCTTACTCAGTATCAGCTTGTAGAAATTTAAGTACTTGATGGGATATTCCTTGGTTATATACTCTGCTTTATTAACTGTGGAGCTGATTAGATATTTAATTCTATACATCTCAATGTCATTAGCTACAGAATTTTCCACCATGAACACCAGGCGCCTCTTAGGATTTAATTTTAAACGGTCACAGAAATTACCATAGAGGTTTTCATATAAGCACTGATCTATGTCCTCTTGATCTGACAGTCCAACACTGTCTCTATGAGTTCCAACaagaaaaatgagagaatttttATCTTTTGCGTGGATTGAAATTGAATTTAACCAAAAAAGAATTCGGTTGAGTTGTTTGTATTTATCTTTAGCAGCCTCCTCGAGATTAAACACTAGAAGATAGACAGCATGGCTGGCGAGAAAGACATGGTGAGTACAGTAATATAATTCATCACCAGCGAAATCCCAAAGGCTTAGCTTCGTCGGAAGATGTTTTAAGCCTTTTTTCTGTGCCCTAAAAGCATCCCTGACATCGATTACGGGAAATGTTTGAGATTTCACTTTCCAAAACCCGCACATTTCAATTATGGGATGAGTTAAAACTGACATGAGAAAAACTAGAAAAGTCGGAGAGGCATTGCTTGTAAGAGTGAATGTCCAGCCCATAAAATATCCGGCTACCAAACCTATCAGTGTGCCTATTcctttataaataaaataatgaacatTTAATTTTGCGTCGATTTCTCTTCCCATGAACTCACCCGTCGTTTTTCCAAAGAATAACAGTACACTACCGAGTAAAGAAAGAGTGACTTTAGGTTCAGGAATTGCTATTGAAAGAGCGACACTCATTGAAAACACACTCAatatcaaaaatgttaaatcagTAGTAAGTTTAGATGGTAATCGTCCCATTATGAGAGTCCAGGAGCGCACTAGAATCAATCCAATTACATGGCCTAAGGTGATTGGTGCCATTGCGAGAAAAGTTGAGACACCTTTTGTAAAATCGAACACCATCGTTAGGTCTCTCTGTATCGCCCATTCGGGCGGATGGAGCAGGCACAGGCCAAAGGCCAGTCCAGTTCGAAAACCACAACCAAAGAGAACTCCTGAGACAAAGCCTATACTGAGAAAAAGTATCATAAACGTGAAATAATTTAGGACAGTaacatttgaaaaaagtgaTTTGCAAAACAGGATTACTGCATCGACAGTGAGATAACATCGAATGTAATGTTCTATGAATAACACAAGAGCAACCCCTGTACCATAGCGATAGGCTTCAGTGAGAAAATCAAGCCCAGCGATGGTCGCTGCAAGGAACAGGAACCACTCAAATGGAGCAAAACCATAGCTAAAGATATCACATAGTGGTATGATGCACAAAAgctgaaaagttaaatatagCCTGAATATATAAAAGGCATCTTTAAAGTATTTTGCTGTTGTCACTTTTAGCGAAGAACGGTTGTAATCGTTGCTGAGTGGCCTTTTCCCTCTTTTTCGTTTCTCACTCGTACTTTTTAGGGCAGTATACCAGGCAGACGCAAATTCAAAATCATTATGGCTGTTGTCTGCACTCATATGCCACGCACTATCCACTTCCGTAGATGCATACATTCTCGTTTCAATTCCTTCAGTGCTTGCTTCATTCTCTCGAAACGTTTCTCCCGTCAACGCACGTCGGAGGCTTGTCTTGCCGACACGAGCGTCACCTAAAAAAATAACCTTGCTTCTGTTAAATGGAAGCTTTCCGTGTCCTCTGGCTTCCGCATAGACTTCCTTAATTTCTTCATCGTTGCTAAGAACCCCAAGATTGTAGCTGCGGAATGTCGAAAATCCCGACAACCATCTCTGGAATTGGCTTGCCATGCTTGGTCAGATACGCAGATGCACTAAGTTGCTTGTGATCTGAAGATGGCAAAGAAGGAAACAATGCACAAAGTTGTCACATCATTCAATAAACTTAATTACATTAATGTTTGCAAGTTAAACGGGGCTGTTCCATTGTGTAGTTTTTTGCAATGTTTCATGATTTAAAGGActagtaactgtaacttttaatcgtagttttacttttacttttcatctccaatacaagttcttgttctacgcCCAAACAGGAAGTTGAATCACTTACTACAAAGGTTGTGACCACAGTGTCTTTATGTTTTACACGCGCCTTTactatttatatttgaattgcagttgaactagaattcatttgtcgacAATACAAATGcgtgtacaggctgagttcTCAATATTCTGTCGGGACTACAACACGAacctgtagttgacattaaaaaccaaACTGGAGGAAAACATCAAATGCTAGAACAGCTGGCGCTTGAAATGCTTACAGTGCGTCAAATGCATGGACATGAATGAGACATATGAATTCATGATAAATGTACTCTTCAAATGATGCACGTTATCATTGCACCTAGGCGTTGAATTTGGCATACAGTAGGCCAACCCATTGCCTTATAATTGTTAACTGTTTAAACCTCTTCTTTGCATGGTGGAAAATATTATCTCCTACGCCATATAGGCACTCATTTGTTATATAGCACGCGGGCGCATGGCAGTTAGTGGCTCCGAGTTGCTTCTCAGTAAATATCATGAATGAGAAATTGCTGCACTGCCTTCCTGTGCAAGCCTATGTATGTGTTTTCGGGGCGTATGCTGAAGTTTTTCGGGTTCATAAGCACACCATTTTCATCACGTTCACTTTAATGAACTTTACTGAGCGCGATTTTTTCTGGTACTGCGATTCTATATAACTCTAGAGGAAAGTGTGGTTTTGAGACTTTGTTCATGAAAGTTCCGAGTGGTTTGCATAAGAGTAATTCCACTTGTGTCTACTTTTGATTTGGAAAATCCCACGACCGAGGAAATAATATGAGACTTATTAAATATTAAGGGTTACTGATGTAGTGCCGTGCCCACTTTTAGTTGATTTATTTGCCTTTCTTCGTCTATGAGAGCTAGGCAAAAATGGAACGGCACCCTATTGCATGAAAAATTGACTTGTTTAGCTAGAGGTTTTATGTGCGCACATGAACAGGACACGTCATGGAATTCTCTGGTGACATCTACTCTAACGTATGATTACAGATTATATATGAGCTTGTTAACATGTGAAGTTCTCATTTTAGGCAACGAAGTACGTAAGTCTGTGGATTATGTGAATATCGAATAAATTTTTAGTTTGTTTTATAATAGTGACGATACAAAaacatttattgatttattttcattcacatgTAAAGCTGAGTCACCGTCTCGATGATGTGATGCTTAACACGTTTTATGGCCACCAAAACATGTTTACCAAAATCAATAAACATTGCCAGCAGACTTGATGTATTGTAACACATTTACATAGGTATCCGTCGAACGTTGTACTAATACCAGGAAAAATTTGTCCCAAATTTACTGATAAGTGCTGAAATATTTGGAAGCACCCTATTCCGTTCCAATTTTACACTGGTAACTTCTGTAGCATTAATCCGGACATTTCTACTTCATAAGATAGGATTACCTAAAATGCCTTGATTTGCAAggaaatatgacatcaaatcaattccagCAACCGTTATCATTCAAGTCAagtaaattaccaggtccaagaaacaaaaaaacaaaacaacaacaaattaacaaaataaattgtgcaATCATATGTTTTATGCCTTCAAAGACCAACCTTTCCAATGGAAAGGAAATGATGCTGACTCTTTATTTGATTTAACATTGAGCTCCTGTGACACGGACAGTGCTTATTGATTGTACAATCCAAGATCAACAATGGTAtcgcatacatagatacatagatacgcacagatagacagagagacagacagacagacagtcactAAGAGGCAGAAAGGCATGCAGGCAGACCTCCTGATCGCCCcgaaaaagttactgacagagcggaaatcgcgcacaaaacaccGTAAGCAAAGATATCTACATATAAGCTTACTGATATAAGCTTATGAAGCTGACCCAAGCGCATAGCGTAGCGAAGAGTGCATATCAATGATGGAATGCGGCAAAATTCCAGCTTTAGCATTGTGTAGGCACTTGTATCGCAATGCAACAcaatagtaaacacctattgcctacTCATgggggctatagcgcccgtctattaccccgagggaccgtgtgttaccagaaacacatcgctattccccgaggccgtaggccgaggggtatagagatgtgtttctggtaacacacggccacgaggagTAATAGAcaagcgctatagcccgaataaagaccaggctatagatgttttataacacaccacatgctcatgttgtattgttatatagcttttaatgtgttttgatattttgcacctcaacaatccattgtgacaagtttactgggcgatgtttccacagcggtttcattTGTACgcggtaccactttctttcaaaaatattctaatatacctagcgacatccttggttgcactttaatctttctgtcgatgagctgttcaagttcctacgctgtttgaatgttggaaaattttggaaaatctgttttagagaattgTCGTCACTtgtcccggacgcacatcacgttctagtcacctgccattgttgcaaatctgaagacgacactacggtcacgtgaccgagcactttcccaaatttggtcagaactatttccctagggaaatagtatttcaaaaaatgccctctgacgtcaatttttgtcgatccggtggggacaagacgtatctattttcaagtcacgtgacgtattctggcgaatcacGACACGGCATGAGCAGGTGGCGTGTTATAATTTGATCTATACACGGGGATCGTTGCATATTTTCGTGGGATTTAAACCCAAAATTCGGGGAAACTTGTGGGTGACAAATCGATTGAAGATACAGCGCAGCCGAACACATCACAAGCTGACAAACagcataagggactggtcagtttcttcagcctggggggggccgtggattcatgggggggggggtcaccctgtttttgactttggtgatagggggggtcaccatgttttgaaatgcccaatagggggggtcagtgtgtttttgaattttgacacaggctcatcattgcctaaaatgctaagtgtcagccacaaaattcatcattcagttgtatttttcggcgcgcccttcgggcgcgtaactttaataatcagtcatatttttcagcacgcccaactttaacatatcaagcatacatacatcagagatatctgtatgttcaatattttccagcgtgctcttcaagctcattactttaatatatcatacatctttcagcatgcccttcaggtgcatgactttaatatacaaggcatatatatcagagatatcaggatgtttcatattttttggcgcgcccttcgggcgccatactttcagagatatcttgatgtttgctaagtgaaagtgtaccattatgaaatctgcatttcatatgaaaaggatgacaaattcctgatacttttctgttctctctgtgagaattcagtatgagaaagcaacatgcacaaatatttcacaatatatatttgatacagtgacttattttagagataggaaaatgacaagatatctttccttctcattgatgcaattattttcctttgtttcataggttttctgtagaaagatgcttttttatgaacaaaataacagttaaaaaaggcagtttttgtcattattagctgtgcttttatggtttcaatgttacacaagaaaaggtcctctcagacactgtacacatcagatttggctaaaaaagctctctatggctcctcagtagatttaattggatggttggcaagtcttaacacccatcaaagtttttgattcactactttttcctctttgatattaatgattgacatccatttctgtacaacagttcaggacatctggttaagcagagaaagtgtggaatacattcacagctcattcaaaatacagctcattcaaaatgtactgtatttaaactttaagattgacactttgaaattcctatcttacaactgacatgtcaacaatttcactaaaacatagaatgactatttaaaatataaatatatgtaaaatgtaaaatatatatatatatatatatatatatatatatatatatatatatatatataatttatgtccatcttttgttttacctttgtcgcgcccggggggggggtcaccctgttttagaaatttggaatagggggggtcaccctgttttcaaaatttggaatagggggggtcagccactttttgacgtcggcaaaaaataatccaccggcccccccccccccaggccgaagaaactgaccagtccctaatgtcGAGTACGGATGCTGCATGCGACATAGATGACGTTACTAAACTAGGTGAAGATCGTAATGATATAGGGGGAGCGCTTCCTAGGAAggcaaaataaacaacaaaagtGACTGCCCCTTAAATGTCAcgtctgccccctaattttgatgaatggggcagaaagtgcccctttcaataaacatgcagagaaaatacTGATGGACCGTTTAGTTTTTTCGGCTttggggcggcaaaatcttgggGTGGGGGCACACTCTCTTTCGAATCCAAAACGGGGTCTTTTTTCAGAAACACTTCGGCGCCAGTGTCTTTTAGGAATATAACAGTTGTGCATGAATGTTTTTTCTCTATGATGATTTATGGTAAGACCACGTTTCAATATCAGACATGCAACCACGATGCTAACCGAAGATTGTTCATTCTGAATCATTAAAATGTAGTGACAGACAGGCTTGCTTTAATGTGTTACAGGTTAATGTCATGACTAGTTAAACAGATAAGATATAAGACTGTCACTGTGTAAAAGCTGAACCTGTCCTATTGACCAGCAAGAACGTTGATGATATTATGACTTTATTCATCAGCAATACGTGCTGCCTGAATAAAAAGTATATATGCATgctttaaaggggaagttcaccaaggacgGTTTTACAAATGTGCTAGTTGCGTGGTCAcctaccccggaaaagctattttcgctgTTTATAACTCGCGCAATTTTTTACACAAAC comes from Ptychodera flava strain L36383 chromosome 8, AS_Pfla_20210202, whole genome shotgun sequence and encodes:
- the LOC139138363 gene encoding uncharacterized protein; protein product: MASQFQRWLSGFSTFRSYNLGVLSNDEEIKEVYAEARGHGKLPFNRSKVIFLGDARVGKTSLRRALTGETFRENEASTEGIETRMYASTEVDSAWHMSADNSHNDFEFASAWYTALKSTSEKRKRGKRPLSNDYNRSSLKVTTAKYFKDAFYIFRLYLTFQLLCIIPLCDIFSYGFAPFEWFLFLAATIAGLDFLTEAYRYGTGVALVLFIEHYIRCYLTVDAVILFCKSLFSNVTVLNYFTFMILFLSIGFVSGVLFGCGFRTGLAFGLCLLHPPEWAIQRDLTMVFDFTKGVSTFLAMAPITLGHVIGLILVRSWTLIMGRLPSKLTTDLTFLILSVFSMSVALSIAIPEPKVTLSLLGSVLLFFGKTTGEFMGREIDAKLNVHYFIYKGIGTLIGLVAGYFMGWTFTLTSNASPTFLVFLMSVLTHPIIEMCGFWKVKSQTFPVIDVRDAFRAQKKGLKHLPTKLSLWDFAGDELYYCTHHVFLASHAVYLLVFNLEEAAKDKYKQLNRILFWLNSISIHAKDKNSLIFLVGTHRDSVGLSDQEDIDQCLYENLYGNFCDRLKLNPKRRLVFMVENSVANDIEMYRIKYLISSTVNKAEYITKEYPIKYLNFYKLILSKKNKDNNRHFCQSISSYTDVGQYASMECGISNDDDFRDLLSFFHRAGEIIYQAGDPILEQYVVFDPQLLVDVMKVLMNIPPNYKRLQKVAPYWLKLEQHGILHSSLIEHIVKPFNVPMNVIISLLTAYDLICPTIQQPTESTDELFSVPCLMPRYSSMIKEASGTATEDWWISSEDEEMYYFDFGYWRPDAVFSRLLARCLNEDQLRDRPRMRQVFYDVGKLTVDSKILVKLELLHHIPEQNLIKVTVQRSRGTDSRKCIAWLIDHLEVIRRRDFKYLEYKFGILCPIEDHRTPELQGKLHVVKLASQLDCHLREAGPFNFLCEGQNHVVDVFKSRNASRTGIQDMFVSVMHPDGKVIDMPPTLHKQLCNNLNVESVVAGDWRDLAAEIGCSMEDVRVFSHCKNPCGEVLHYWSTRCPVTIKELIDVLQRPSLSRVDLVLLLKNHIVYS